A stretch of Vigna angularis cultivar LongXiaoDou No.4 chromosome 4, ASM1680809v1, whole genome shotgun sequence DNA encodes these proteins:
- the LOC108323420 gene encoding calcium-binding protein CML37, whose translation MGQKVGLEDVVRYFDEDGDGKVSPLELKQGLGMMGGELLLREAEMAIASLDSDGDGLLSLEDFVALMEGGGEEQKLKDLKVAFGMYDIEGCGFITPKSLKRMLKKMGESKTLDECKAMIKHFDLNGDGFLSFEEFRIMMQ comes from the coding sequence ATGGGGCAGAAGGTTGGGTTAGAGGATGTTGTGAGATACtttgatgaagatggtgatggaAAGGTTTCGCCTTTGGAGCTGAAGCAGGGGTTAGGGATGATGGGTGGTGAGCTTCTGTTGAGAGAGGCTGAGATGGCAATTGCATCTTTGGATTCTGATGGAGATGGGTTGCTGAGTTTGGAGGATTTCGTTGCTCTGATGGAAGGTGGAGGAGAGGAGCAGAAGTTGAAGGACTTGAAGGTGGCTTTTGGGATGTATGACATTGAAGGCTGTGGCTTTATAACTCCAAAGAGCTTGAAGAGGATGCTTAAGAAGATGGGTGAGTCCAAGACCCTTGATGAATGCAAAGCAATGATCAAACACTTTGATTTGAATGGCGATGGCTTCCTCAGCTTTGAAGAATTCAGAATCATGATGCAGTGA